The Rhododendron vialii isolate Sample 1 chromosome 8a, ASM3025357v1 genome has a window encoding:
- the LOC131298119 gene encoding WAT1-related protein At3g28050-like, whose translation MKPHLVELLPFAAMVMVECLDVGLTTLSKAAMSKGMSHFVFVVYSNAIATLILLPSAFLFHRTKRDSPPLTFSLLCKFFLLGLVGITVMQNCVFTGINYSSPTLGSAMSNLVPAFTFLLAVLFRMEKVDFRSSRSRVKIMGTLVSISGALVVTLYKGPPIGSLPVQSSSVSSEDSFPSQSSLFNMLATESNWILGGLFLAIACLSLAICNISQAAILKGYPSELTTVAFYCLFGTIQCAALSLFAERNNPNAWKLSPDIELISVIYSAVLGSAVTFSVQTWCIHKKGPVFVSMFKPMGIAIAALLGAIFLGDALHVGSIIGAIVIVVGFYGVIWAQSKEEEKGNHGVDQLPSSSCNTPLLQTHAVA comes from the exons atgaagcccCATTTGGTGGAACTGTTGCCATTCGCAGCCATGGTGATGGTAGAGTGCTTGGATGTGGGCCTAACCACCCTGAGCAAAGCAGCCATGTCCAAAGGAATGAGCCACTTTGTCTTTGTTGTTTACTCAAACGCCATCGCCACTCTCATCCTCCTCCCTTCTGCTTTCCTCTTCCACAG AACAAAGAGGGACTCACCTCCTCTGACgttctctctcctctgcaaATTCTTCCTCCTCGGCCTTGTTGG gattACAGTGATGCAAAACTGTGTATTCACAGGGATAAACTATAGCTCACCCACCCTTGGATCGGCCATGAGCAATTTGGTCCCAGCTTTCACTTTCTTGCTTGCTGTTCTCTTCAG GATGGAAAAGGTAGATTTTAGAAGCTCAAGAAGTCGGGTGAAGATCATGGGGACCTTGGTTTCAATATCAGGCGCATTGGTAGTAACCCTCTACAAGGGTCCTCCAATTGGCTCCTTGCCAGTTCAATCCTCATCAGTTTCCTCTGAAGACTCGTTTCCATCACAATCATCTCTCTTCAACATGTTGGCAACTGAAAGTAACTGGATTCTTGGAGGCCTTTTCCTTGCGATTGCTTGTTTATCTCTGGCTATATGTAACATTTCTCAG GCTGCAATACTTAAAGGGTACCCATCAGAATTGACAACAGTGGCATTCTACTGCTTGTTTGGGACAATCCAATGTGCGGCACTCTCATTATTTGCAGAAAGAAACAACCCAAATGCTTGGAAACTAAGCCCTGATATCGAGCTCATCTCAGTCATCTACTCA GCCGTGCTTGGAAGTGCCGTAACTTTTTCCGTCCAAACATGGTGTATACACAAGAAAGGTCCTGTGTTTGTCTCCATGTTCAAGCCAATGGGCATTGCTATTGCTGCATTATTGGGTGCCATTTTCCTTGGTGACGCACTTCATGTTGGAAG CATAATTGGAGCAATTGTAATTGTGGTGGGTTTCTACGGAGTGATATGGGCACAAtcaaaagaagaggaaaagggAAACCATGGAGTTGATCAGCTGCCTTCATCCTCATGCAATACCCCACTATTGCAGACTCACGCGGTCGCATAG